A genomic segment from Lates calcarifer isolate ASB-BC8 linkage group LG13, TLL_Latcal_v3, whole genome shotgun sequence encodes:
- the LOC108878094 gene encoding C2 calcium-dependent domain-containing protein 4C produces the protein MWVLGKIRESVESIPLELSRYMGKSEEDIFLSSKTSLSHNLHNNILTPDKIPEFCLPPRLCKRSPLLEAETTPPYLHSQNQTPKSSTSSNTTLVKSKDVKMKNGDPSVALKATKKPLPFSAEGYGLAGIYESPNTRRKESLFHSKCPVYMLERSIPTATSRLAKETKLPKKTLSGFFPMFSCKNLSETGSTESETPSSSDSSPLSSPYSAKSLLCVPSGGGRLKGATSCPSLIDSREGRGKLKRGGLRLTASHSSPPCLEGNSLTLAPPVLFPLDVLQCQERLQREHVLPLRGRGKVRLSAERTSFSTHTFSSLSTVRVRVVSVEGLQNDTDQRTLNCAVNLYLTPGKLQQQQSATIRNCRSPVFNEDFFFTELSREDLLELQLRLKVLDKPAAGTLRRGSVIGVITKPLSQLLPLNKWVEE, from the coding sequence atgtggGTCCTTGGGAAAATCAGGGAGAGCGTTGAGAGCATTCCTCTAGAGCTGAGTCGTTACATGGGAAAAAGTGAGGAGGATATCTTTCTCTCTTCTAAGACCAGCCTCTCTCACAATCTGCACAACAACATCCTCACCCCAGACAAGATCCCAGAGTTCTGCCTTCCCCCGCGGCTTTGCAAGAGAAGCCCTCTGCTGGAGGCTGAGACAACCCCACCTTACCTGCACAGTCAAAACCAGACACCCAAGAGCAGCACATCTTCAAACACTACACTTGTGAAGTCGAAGGACGTGAAGATGAAGAATGGTGATCCATCAGTGGCTTTGAAGGCCACAAAGAAACCTTTGCCATTCTCTGCAGAGGGGTATGGGCTGGCTGGGATATATGAGAGTCCCAACACTCGGAGGAAAGAGTCTCTGTTCCACTCAAAATGCCCGGTTTACATGCTTGAGAGAAGCATTCCTACTGCAACATCCAGGCTGGCAAAGGAGACAAAGCTGCCCAAGAAAACTTTATCTGGGTTTTTCCCTATGTTTTCATGCAAGAACCTGTCAGAGACAGGAAGTACAGAAAGTGAAACACCTTCATCCAGTGACTCTTCGCCCCTCAGTTCCCCTTATAGCGCTAAATCCTTGCTCTGCGTCCCATCAGGCGGTGGTCGCCTTAAAGGAGCAACATCCTGTCCTTCGTTAATTGACagcagggagggcagagggaagTTGAAGAGAGGGGGTTTACGTTTAACAGCTTCTCACAGTAGCCCACCATGCTTAGAGGGCAACTCACTCACCCTGGCCCCACCTGTTCTCTTCCCACTGGATGTTCTACAGTGCCAGGAGAGACTTCAGCGTGAGCACGTCCTCCCTTTGCGAGGCCGTGGTAAAGTGCGCCTCTCCGCTGAGCGCACCTCATTCTCCACCCACACATTCTCATCCCTGTCCACAGTCAGAGTGCGCGTAGTGTCTGTGGAAGGCCTACAGAATGATACCGACCAACGAACCCTGAACTGTGCAGTGAATCTGTATCTGACACCGGGGaagctgcagcaacagcagagtgCCACCATCAGGAACTGCCGCAGCCCTGTGTTTAATGAGGATTTCTTCTTCACAGAGCTGAGTCGGGAGGATTTGCTGGAACTGCAGCTGAGGTTAAAAGTGCTGGACAAACCTGCAGCTGGAACACTAAGGAGGGGGTCAGTGATTGGAGTGATCACTAAACCACTGTCTCAGTTACTTCCTCTTAATAAATGGGTAGAAGAGTAG